One region of Juglans regia cultivar Chandler chromosome 4, Walnut 2.0, whole genome shotgun sequence genomic DNA includes:
- the LOC108990007 gene encoding probable galacturonosyltransferase 7 isoform X4, whose product MKGGASSYGYAAKRRWRGLVIGVLGLVILSMLVPLVFLLGLHNGFRSAGYASEQQRPTSDVLRNFTNKAKNKTFGRGSKHDSQATEVPPRSITQSPPIRNQNTNVGAAVGLPLYAKDVVDDIGKLCEFKFGSYCHWRQEHREEMKDTMVKKLKDQLFVARAFYPSIAKLPRQDKLSRELKLNIQELERVLSESTTDVDLPPQIAKKLQRMEAAIAKAKLFHVECNNVDKKLRQIYDMTEDEANFHMKQSAFLYQLAVQTMPKSLHCLSMRLTVEYFRSPPNDMKLSMAEKSTDPMLHHYVIFSNNVLASSVVINSTVMHSKESVNQAFHVLTDEQNYFAMKLWFLRNTYKEATVQVLNIESLKLDNHSKATLLHLSLPEEFRVSFHSVDSPLMAPIRTEYMSIFSHSHYLLPKIFQNLNKVVVLDDDVVVQQDLSALWSLDMGGKVNAAVQFCSLRLDQLKKYLGENSYNKNSCAWMSGLNVIDLARWRDLNLTETFQRLAQEMTTREESVEAVALRASLLSFEGLIYAIDGAWILSGLGHDYGIDIEAISKAAILHYNGNMKPWLELGIPKYKHYWKKFLSREDQFLSECNVNS is encoded by the exons ATGAAGGGCGGGGCTTCTTCTTATGGATATGCGGCGAAAAGGCGATGGAGGGGGCTGGTCATTGGGGTGCTGGGACTTGTTATCCTCTCCATGCTCGTTCCTCTTGTCTTTTTGCTTGGCCTTCACAATGGCTTTCGCTCTGCGG GATATGCGTCCGAGCAACAAAGGCCAACTTCA GATGTTCTTAGAAACTTCACCAATAAAGCAAAGAATAAAACCTTTGGTAGGGGTTCCAAGCATGATAGTCAGGCGACAGAAG TGCCCCCACGTAGCATTACACAATCTCCTCCCATTAGGAAT CAGAATACCAATGTTGGTGCTGCAGTTGGACTCCCCTTATATGCAAAGGATGTTGTTGATGACATCGGAAAATTATGTGAGTTTAAATTTGGTAGTTATTGTCATTGGCGTCAAGAACACagagaagaaatgaaggatACTATGGTGAAAAAGTTGAAGGATCAATTATTTGTGGCTAGAGCATTCTATCCTAGTATTGCAAAACTTCCAAGACAGGATAAGTTGTCTCGGGAATTGAAACTAAATATTCAAGAGCTAGAACGTGTTCTTAGTGAAAGTACTACAGATGTTGATCTTCCACCACA GATTGCTAAGAAGTTACAGAGGATGGAAGCTGCAATAGCCAAAGCCAAATTATTTCATGTGGAGTGTAACAACGTTGACAAGAAATTGAGACAAATATATGATATGACTGAGGACGAAGCTAACTTCCACATGAAACAGAGTGCCTTCCTCTACCAACTTGCAGTCCAGACTATGCCAAAGAGTCTTCACTGCCTGTCAATGAGACTGACAGTGGAGTATTTCAGATCTCCTCCTAACGATATGAAGCTCTCAATGGCTGAAAAATCCACAGATCCTATGTTGCACCACTATGTTATATTCTCCAATAATGTGCTCGCCTCATCAGTAGTAATCAACTCAACTGTTATGCATTCAAAA GAAAGTGTGAATCAGGCATTTCACGTGCTTACAGATGAACAGAATTATTTTGCAATGAAACTATGGTTTCTTAGAAATACTTACAAGGAAGCCACAGTTCAAGTGTTGAACATTGAAAGTCTTAAGCTGGACAACCATAGCAAAGCAACTCTGTTGCATCTTTCCCTGCCTGAGGAGTTTCGTGTTTCCTTCCACAGTGTTGATAGTCCACTTATGGCCCCTATTAGAACAGAATACATGTCTATTTTTTCTCACTCACACTATCTTCTCCCCAAGatattccaaaatttgaataaagttGTGGTTCTTGATGATGATGTTGTTGTGCAGCAAGACTTGTCAGCATTATGGAGCCTCGACATGGGAGGGAAAGTTAATGCCGCTGTGCAGTTCTGCTCATTGAGGTTGgatcaactaaaaaaatatttgggtgAGAACAGTTACAATAAGAATTCTTGTGCATGGATGTCTGGATTGAATGTAATTGATCTGGCAAGGTGGAGAGACTTAAATCTTACGGAAACTTTCCAAAGGTTGGCACAGGAG ATGACCACGCGTGAAGAATCAGTTGAAGCGGTTGCATTACGTGCAAGCTTGCTCAGCTTTGAGGGCTTAATTTATGCTATTGATGGTGCTTGGATTCTGTCTGGACTAGGACATGACTACGGAATTGATATCGAAGCCATTTCAAAAGCTGCAATTTTGCACTATAATGGTAACATGAAACCTTGGCTTGAGCTGggaattccaaaatataaacattattGGAAGAAGTTTTTGAGCCGAGAAGATCAGTTCTTGAGTGAGTGCAATGTAAATTCCTAG
- the LOC108990007 gene encoding probable galacturonosyltransferase 7 isoform X1, protein MKGGASSYGYAAKRRWRGLVIGVLGLVILSMLVPLVFLLGLHNGFRSAGYASEQQRPTSESRIGYDKYEVRDAWNESEDVLRNFTNKAKNKTFGRGSKHDSQATEVPPRSITQSPPIRNQNTNVGAAVGLPLYAKDVVDDIGKLCEFKFGSYCHWRQEHREEMKDTMVKKLKDQLFVARAFYPSIAKLPRQDKLSRELKLNIQELERVLSESTTDVDLPPQIAKKLQRMEAAIAKAKLFHVECNNVDKKLRQIYDMTEDEANFHMKQSAFLYQLAVQTMPKSLHCLSMRLTVEYFRSPPNDMKLSMAEKSTDPMLHHYVIFSNNVLASSVVINSTVMHSKESVNQAFHVLTDEQNYFAMKLWFLRNTYKEATVQVLNIESLKLDNHSKATLLHLSLPEEFRVSFHSVDSPLMAPIRTEYMSIFSHSHYLLPKIFQNLNKVVVLDDDVVVQQDLSALWSLDMGGKVNAAVQFCSLRLDQLKKYLGENSYNKNSCAWMSGLNVIDLARWRDLNLTETFQRLAQEMTTREESVEAVALRASLLSFEGLIYAIDGAWILSGLGHDYGIDIEAISKAAILHYNGNMKPWLELGIPKYKHYWKKFLSREDQFLSECNVNS, encoded by the exons ATGAAGGGCGGGGCTTCTTCTTATGGATATGCGGCGAAAAGGCGATGGAGGGGGCTGGTCATTGGGGTGCTGGGACTTGTTATCCTCTCCATGCTCGTTCCTCTTGTCTTTTTGCTTGGCCTTCACAATGGCTTTCGCTCTGCGG GATATGCGTCCGAGCAACAAAGGCCAACTTCA GAGAGTCGAATAGGATATGACAAGTATGAAGTCAGAGATGCTTGGAATGAGTCCGAG GATGTTCTTAGAAACTTCACCAATAAAGCAAAGAATAAAACCTTTGGTAGGGGTTCCAAGCATGATAGTCAGGCGACAGAAG TGCCCCCACGTAGCATTACACAATCTCCTCCCATTAGGAAT CAGAATACCAATGTTGGTGCTGCAGTTGGACTCCCCTTATATGCAAAGGATGTTGTTGATGACATCGGAAAATTATGTGAGTTTAAATTTGGTAGTTATTGTCATTGGCGTCAAGAACACagagaagaaatgaaggatACTATGGTGAAAAAGTTGAAGGATCAATTATTTGTGGCTAGAGCATTCTATCCTAGTATTGCAAAACTTCCAAGACAGGATAAGTTGTCTCGGGAATTGAAACTAAATATTCAAGAGCTAGAACGTGTTCTTAGTGAAAGTACTACAGATGTTGATCTTCCACCACA GATTGCTAAGAAGTTACAGAGGATGGAAGCTGCAATAGCCAAAGCCAAATTATTTCATGTGGAGTGTAACAACGTTGACAAGAAATTGAGACAAATATATGATATGACTGAGGACGAAGCTAACTTCCACATGAAACAGAGTGCCTTCCTCTACCAACTTGCAGTCCAGACTATGCCAAAGAGTCTTCACTGCCTGTCAATGAGACTGACAGTGGAGTATTTCAGATCTCCTCCTAACGATATGAAGCTCTCAATGGCTGAAAAATCCACAGATCCTATGTTGCACCACTATGTTATATTCTCCAATAATGTGCTCGCCTCATCAGTAGTAATCAACTCAACTGTTATGCATTCAAAA GAAAGTGTGAATCAGGCATTTCACGTGCTTACAGATGAACAGAATTATTTTGCAATGAAACTATGGTTTCTTAGAAATACTTACAAGGAAGCCACAGTTCAAGTGTTGAACATTGAAAGTCTTAAGCTGGACAACCATAGCAAAGCAACTCTGTTGCATCTTTCCCTGCCTGAGGAGTTTCGTGTTTCCTTCCACAGTGTTGATAGTCCACTTATGGCCCCTATTAGAACAGAATACATGTCTATTTTTTCTCACTCACACTATCTTCTCCCCAAGatattccaaaatttgaataaagttGTGGTTCTTGATGATGATGTTGTTGTGCAGCAAGACTTGTCAGCATTATGGAGCCTCGACATGGGAGGGAAAGTTAATGCCGCTGTGCAGTTCTGCTCATTGAGGTTGgatcaactaaaaaaatatttgggtgAGAACAGTTACAATAAGAATTCTTGTGCATGGATGTCTGGATTGAATGTAATTGATCTGGCAAGGTGGAGAGACTTAAATCTTACGGAAACTTTCCAAAGGTTGGCACAGGAG ATGACCACGCGTGAAGAATCAGTTGAAGCGGTTGCATTACGTGCAAGCTTGCTCAGCTTTGAGGGCTTAATTTATGCTATTGATGGTGCTTGGATTCTGTCTGGACTAGGACATGACTACGGAATTGATATCGAAGCCATTTCAAAAGCTGCAATTTTGCACTATAATGGTAACATGAAACCTTGGCTTGAGCTGggaattccaaaatataaacattattGGAAGAAGTTTTTGAGCCGAGAAGATCAGTTCTTGAGTGAGTGCAATGTAAATTCCTAG
- the LOC108990007 gene encoding probable galacturonosyltransferase 7 isoform X2, with protein sequence MKGGASSYGYAAKRRWRGLVIGVLGLVILSMLVPLVFLLGLHNGFRSAGYASEQQRPTSESRIGYDKYEVRDAWNESEDVLRNFTNKAKNKTFGRGSKHDSQATEVPPRSITQSPPIRNNTNVGAAVGLPLYAKDVVDDIGKLCEFKFGSYCHWRQEHREEMKDTMVKKLKDQLFVARAFYPSIAKLPRQDKLSRELKLNIQELERVLSESTTDVDLPPQIAKKLQRMEAAIAKAKLFHVECNNVDKKLRQIYDMTEDEANFHMKQSAFLYQLAVQTMPKSLHCLSMRLTVEYFRSPPNDMKLSMAEKSTDPMLHHYVIFSNNVLASSVVINSTVMHSKESVNQAFHVLTDEQNYFAMKLWFLRNTYKEATVQVLNIESLKLDNHSKATLLHLSLPEEFRVSFHSVDSPLMAPIRTEYMSIFSHSHYLLPKIFQNLNKVVVLDDDVVVQQDLSALWSLDMGGKVNAAVQFCSLRLDQLKKYLGENSYNKNSCAWMSGLNVIDLARWRDLNLTETFQRLAQEMTTREESVEAVALRASLLSFEGLIYAIDGAWILSGLGHDYGIDIEAISKAAILHYNGNMKPWLELGIPKYKHYWKKFLSREDQFLSECNVNS encoded by the exons ATGAAGGGCGGGGCTTCTTCTTATGGATATGCGGCGAAAAGGCGATGGAGGGGGCTGGTCATTGGGGTGCTGGGACTTGTTATCCTCTCCATGCTCGTTCCTCTTGTCTTTTTGCTTGGCCTTCACAATGGCTTTCGCTCTGCGG GATATGCGTCCGAGCAACAAAGGCCAACTTCA GAGAGTCGAATAGGATATGACAAGTATGAAGTCAGAGATGCTTGGAATGAGTCCGAG GATGTTCTTAGAAACTTCACCAATAAAGCAAAGAATAAAACCTTTGGTAGGGGTTCCAAGCATGATAGTCAGGCGACAGAAG TGCCCCCACGTAGCATTACACAATCTCCTCCCATTAGGAAT AATACCAATGTTGGTGCTGCAGTTGGACTCCCCTTATATGCAAAGGATGTTGTTGATGACATCGGAAAATTATGTGAGTTTAAATTTGGTAGTTATTGTCATTGGCGTCAAGAACACagagaagaaatgaaggatACTATGGTGAAAAAGTTGAAGGATCAATTATTTGTGGCTAGAGCATTCTATCCTAGTATTGCAAAACTTCCAAGACAGGATAAGTTGTCTCGGGAATTGAAACTAAATATTCAAGAGCTAGAACGTGTTCTTAGTGAAAGTACTACAGATGTTGATCTTCCACCACA GATTGCTAAGAAGTTACAGAGGATGGAAGCTGCAATAGCCAAAGCCAAATTATTTCATGTGGAGTGTAACAACGTTGACAAGAAATTGAGACAAATATATGATATGACTGAGGACGAAGCTAACTTCCACATGAAACAGAGTGCCTTCCTCTACCAACTTGCAGTCCAGACTATGCCAAAGAGTCTTCACTGCCTGTCAATGAGACTGACAGTGGAGTATTTCAGATCTCCTCCTAACGATATGAAGCTCTCAATGGCTGAAAAATCCACAGATCCTATGTTGCACCACTATGTTATATTCTCCAATAATGTGCTCGCCTCATCAGTAGTAATCAACTCAACTGTTATGCATTCAAAA GAAAGTGTGAATCAGGCATTTCACGTGCTTACAGATGAACAGAATTATTTTGCAATGAAACTATGGTTTCTTAGAAATACTTACAAGGAAGCCACAGTTCAAGTGTTGAACATTGAAAGTCTTAAGCTGGACAACCATAGCAAAGCAACTCTGTTGCATCTTTCCCTGCCTGAGGAGTTTCGTGTTTCCTTCCACAGTGTTGATAGTCCACTTATGGCCCCTATTAGAACAGAATACATGTCTATTTTTTCTCACTCACACTATCTTCTCCCCAAGatattccaaaatttgaataaagttGTGGTTCTTGATGATGATGTTGTTGTGCAGCAAGACTTGTCAGCATTATGGAGCCTCGACATGGGAGGGAAAGTTAATGCCGCTGTGCAGTTCTGCTCATTGAGGTTGgatcaactaaaaaaatatttgggtgAGAACAGTTACAATAAGAATTCTTGTGCATGGATGTCTGGATTGAATGTAATTGATCTGGCAAGGTGGAGAGACTTAAATCTTACGGAAACTTTCCAAAGGTTGGCACAGGAG ATGACCACGCGTGAAGAATCAGTTGAAGCGGTTGCATTACGTGCAAGCTTGCTCAGCTTTGAGGGCTTAATTTATGCTATTGATGGTGCTTGGATTCTGTCTGGACTAGGACATGACTACGGAATTGATATCGAAGCCATTTCAAAAGCTGCAATTTTGCACTATAATGGTAACATGAAACCTTGGCTTGAGCTGggaattccaaaatataaacattattGGAAGAAGTTTTTGAGCCGAGAAGATCAGTTCTTGAGTGAGTGCAATGTAAATTCCTAG
- the LOC108990007 gene encoding probable galacturonosyltransferase 7 isoform X3, whose amino-acid sequence MKGGASSYGYAAKRRWRGLVIGVLGLVILSMLVPLVFLLGLHNGFRSAGYASEQQRPTSESRIGYDKYEVRDAWNESEDVLRNFTNKAKNKTFGRGSKHDSQATEVPPRSITQSPPIRNQNTNVGAAVGLPLYAKDVVDDIGKLCEFKFGSYCHWRQEHREEMKDTMVKKLKDQLFVARAFYPSIAKLPRQDKLSRELKLNIQELERVLSESTTDVDLPPQIAKKLQRMEAAIAKAKLFHVECNNVDKKLRQIYDMTEDEANFHMKQSAFLYQLAVQTMPKSLHCLSMRLTVEYFRSPPNDMKLSMAEKSTDPMLHHYVIFSNNVLASSVESVNQAFHVLTDEQNYFAMKLWFLRNTYKEATVQVLNIESLKLDNHSKATLLHLSLPEEFRVSFHSVDSPLMAPIRTEYMSIFSHSHYLLPKIFQNLNKVVVLDDDVVVQQDLSALWSLDMGGKVNAAVQFCSLRLDQLKKYLGENSYNKNSCAWMSGLNVIDLARWRDLNLTETFQRLAQEMTTREESVEAVALRASLLSFEGLIYAIDGAWILSGLGHDYGIDIEAISKAAILHYNGNMKPWLELGIPKYKHYWKKFLSREDQFLSECNVNS is encoded by the exons ATGAAGGGCGGGGCTTCTTCTTATGGATATGCGGCGAAAAGGCGATGGAGGGGGCTGGTCATTGGGGTGCTGGGACTTGTTATCCTCTCCATGCTCGTTCCTCTTGTCTTTTTGCTTGGCCTTCACAATGGCTTTCGCTCTGCGG GATATGCGTCCGAGCAACAAAGGCCAACTTCA GAGAGTCGAATAGGATATGACAAGTATGAAGTCAGAGATGCTTGGAATGAGTCCGAG GATGTTCTTAGAAACTTCACCAATAAAGCAAAGAATAAAACCTTTGGTAGGGGTTCCAAGCATGATAGTCAGGCGACAGAAG TGCCCCCACGTAGCATTACACAATCTCCTCCCATTAGGAAT CAGAATACCAATGTTGGTGCTGCAGTTGGACTCCCCTTATATGCAAAGGATGTTGTTGATGACATCGGAAAATTATGTGAGTTTAAATTTGGTAGTTATTGTCATTGGCGTCAAGAACACagagaagaaatgaaggatACTATGGTGAAAAAGTTGAAGGATCAATTATTTGTGGCTAGAGCATTCTATCCTAGTATTGCAAAACTTCCAAGACAGGATAAGTTGTCTCGGGAATTGAAACTAAATATTCAAGAGCTAGAACGTGTTCTTAGTGAAAGTACTACAGATGTTGATCTTCCACCACA GATTGCTAAGAAGTTACAGAGGATGGAAGCTGCAATAGCCAAAGCCAAATTATTTCATGTGGAGTGTAACAACGTTGACAAGAAATTGAGACAAATATATGATATGACTGAGGACGAAGCTAACTTCCACATGAAACAGAGTGCCTTCCTCTACCAACTTGCAGTCCAGACTATGCCAAAGAGTCTTCACTGCCTGTCAATGAGACTGACAGTGGAGTATTTCAGATCTCCTCCTAACGATATGAAGCTCTCAATGGCTGAAAAATCCACAGATCCTATGTTGCACCACTATGTTATATTCTCCAATAATGTGCTCGCCTCATCAGTA GAAAGTGTGAATCAGGCATTTCACGTGCTTACAGATGAACAGAATTATTTTGCAATGAAACTATGGTTTCTTAGAAATACTTACAAGGAAGCCACAGTTCAAGTGTTGAACATTGAAAGTCTTAAGCTGGACAACCATAGCAAAGCAACTCTGTTGCATCTTTCCCTGCCTGAGGAGTTTCGTGTTTCCTTCCACAGTGTTGATAGTCCACTTATGGCCCCTATTAGAACAGAATACATGTCTATTTTTTCTCACTCACACTATCTTCTCCCCAAGatattccaaaatttgaataaagttGTGGTTCTTGATGATGATGTTGTTGTGCAGCAAGACTTGTCAGCATTATGGAGCCTCGACATGGGAGGGAAAGTTAATGCCGCTGTGCAGTTCTGCTCATTGAGGTTGgatcaactaaaaaaatatttgggtgAGAACAGTTACAATAAGAATTCTTGTGCATGGATGTCTGGATTGAATGTAATTGATCTGGCAAGGTGGAGAGACTTAAATCTTACGGAAACTTTCCAAAGGTTGGCACAGGAG ATGACCACGCGTGAAGAATCAGTTGAAGCGGTTGCATTACGTGCAAGCTTGCTCAGCTTTGAGGGCTTAATTTATGCTATTGATGGTGCTTGGATTCTGTCTGGACTAGGACATGACTACGGAATTGATATCGAAGCCATTTCAAAAGCTGCAATTTTGCACTATAATGGTAACATGAAACCTTGGCTTGAGCTGggaattccaaaatataaacattattGGAAGAAGTTTTTGAGCCGAGAAGATCAGTTCTTGAGTGAGTGCAATGTAAATTCCTAG
- the LOC108990008 gene encoding L-ascorbate oxidase homolog: protein MGEGTFTLLLCLFAAAMSMVHGEDPYLFFTWNVTYGTIAPLGVPQQGILINGQFPGPNINSTTNNNIVINVFNNLDEPFLVTWSGIQHRKNSWQDGTLGTMCPIPPNTNYTYHFQVKDQIGSYIYYPTTAMHRAAGAFGGLRVNSRLLIPVPYADPEDDYTVLIGDWYIKSHSTLRKFLDSGRSLGRPDGVLINGKSAKGDGKDEPLFHMKPGKTYKYRICNVGLKNSLNFRIQGHTMKLVEMEGSHTVQNTYQSLDVHVGQCFSVLVTADQKPKEYFMIASTRFTKSVLNGKGLISYTNGKGPASPEIPEAPVGWAWSLNQFRTFRWNLTASAARPNPQGSYHYGAINITRTIKLVNTASKVDGNLRYAVNGISHVDPPTPLKLAEYYRVADKVFKYNIISDDPQSDGVEVTKAPIVLNATFRNFVEIIFENHEKSIQSWHLDGYSFFAVAIEPGRWNPERRRNYNLLDAVSRHTVQVFPNSWAAILLTFDNAGMWNIRSEVAERRYLGQQLYASILSPARSLRDEYNIPDDSLLCGIVKDLPKPPPYTI, encoded by the exons atgggagaaGGGACGTTCACGTTGCTCTTGTGCCTCTTTGCCGCGGCAATGTCAATGGTACACGGTGAGGACCCTTACCTCTTCTTCACATGGAACGTTACCTACGGCACAATTGCTCCACTTGGGGTCCCTCAACAAGGCATTCTCATAAACGGTCAATTTCCCGGACCCAATATCAACTCCACTACCAACAACAACATAGTCATCAATGTCTTCAACAACCTAGATGAGCCATTCCTGGTGACATG GAGCGGCATCCAACATAGGAAAAACTCTTGGCAAGATGGTACACTTGGAACCATGTGCCCAATTCCCCCCAATACAAACTACACCTATCACTTCCAAGTCAAGGACCAAATTGGAAGCTACATCTACTACCCCACCACTGCCATGCACAGGGCAGCTGGTGCCTTTGGTGGCCTCCGTGTGAACAGTCGCTTACTCATTCCTGTCCCATATGCTGATCCCGAAGATGATTACACTGTCTTGATTGGTGACTGGTACATCAAGAGCCACTCTACCCTCAGGAAATTCTTGGATAGTGGCCGCTCCCTAGGTAGGCCAGACGGTGTCCTCATCAATGGAAAATCTGCCAAGGGTGACGGCAAGGATGAGCCCTTGTTCCATATGAAGCCTGGCAAAACCTACAAATATAGAATATGCAATGTTGGCCTAAAGAATTCCCTTAACTTCAGAATCCAAGGCCACACCATGAAGTTGGTGGAGATGGAGGGCTCCCACACAGTCCAAAACACATACCAATCCCTTGACGTCCATGTGGGACAATGTTTCTCAGTTCTTGTCACTGCGGACCAAAAGCCGAAGGAATACTTCATGATTGCCTCAACTCGGTTCACCAAGAGTGTGCTTAATGGTAAGGGTCTCATCAGTTACACCAATGGCAAGGGCCCAGCCTCACCTGAGATCCCTGAGGCCCCTGTTGGTTGGGCCTGGTCCCTCAACCAATTCCGCACCTTCCGTTGGAACCTCACTGCCAGTGCTGCCAGGCCTAACCCTCAAGGATCCTACCATTATGGTGCCATTAACATTACCCGCACCATCAAGCTCGTGAACACAGCCAGCAAGGTTGACGGCAATCTTCGTTATGCTGTAAATGGCATCTCCCACGTCGACCCTCCCACCCCGCTGAAGCTAGCAGAGTACTATAGAGTCGCGGATAAGGTCTTCAAATATAACATCATCTCTGACGATCCACAATCTGACGGTGTAGAAGTTACCAAGGCACCGATTGTCTTGAACGCAACTTTCCGTAACTTTGTCGAGATTATCTTCGAGAACCACGAGAAGAGCATACAATCTTGGCATTTGGATGGATACTCCTTCTTCGCAGTTGC CATTGAGCCTGGGAGGTGGAACCCAGAACGTCGAAGGAATTACAATCTTCTTGACGCTGTAAGCAGGCACACAGTCCAAGTTTTTCCCAACTCATGGGCAGCCATTCTCTTGACATTTGATAATGCCGGAATGTGGAATATAAGGTCTGAGGTGGCAGAGAGGCGCTACCTCGGACAACAACTCTATGCTAGCATTTTGTCTCCTGCACGCTCCCTTAGAGACGAGTACAACATTCCTGACGATTCCTTGCTTTGTGGCATTGTAAAAGATCTACCCAAGCCCCCACCGTACACCATCTAA